In Erinaceus europaeus chromosome 10, mEriEur2.1, whole genome shotgun sequence, one DNA window encodes the following:
- the LOC132540731 gene encoding thymosin beta-4-like, with amino-acid sequence MAEIEKFGKSKLKKTKTQEKNPLPSKETTE; translated from the coding sequence ATGGCTGAGATTGAGAAATTCGGTAAGTCGAAATTGAAGAAGACAAAAACACAAGAGAAAAATCCCCTGCCTTCAAAAGAAACAACTGAATAG